Proteins co-encoded in one Cucurbita pepo subsp. pepo cultivar mu-cu-16 chromosome LG15, ASM280686v2, whole genome shotgun sequence genomic window:
- the LOC111811520 gene encoding RGG repeats nuclear RNA binding protein A-like, whose protein sequence is MATMNPFDLLVDDDNEDPNQLVSAQRSAPAVPSKKAPSLAQPAKPANLPSKPLPPAQAVRESKNENSRGRGGGRGFGRGRGGGGFNRDSANNENGGKNGFSDRYQAPEDGEKATERRGYGGPRGSFRGPRRGGFSNGETEEGEQPRRVYERRSGTGRGNEFKRDGAGRRNWGAPGDEIAPDVEEPVAENEKNVAPEQQLGEDGAVDDNNKEEAAKEAEEKEPEDKEMTLKEYEKLREESRKLLAKTELRKAEVDEELENMQQLSCKKSNDEIFAKLGSDKDKRKDIADKEEKAKKSVTITEFLKPAEGERYYNPGGRGRGRGRGGSRGGFNNGSNRMTVAAAAAAPSIEDQGQFPSLMSAK, encoded by the exons ATGGCAACCATGAATCCTTTTGATCTCCTCGTCGACGATGACAACGAGGACCCTAATCAGCTCGTTTCTGCACAGCGGTCCGCTCCGGCTGTCCCGTCCAAGAAGGCTCCTTCTCTGGCTCAACCTGCAAAACCGGCTAACCTTCCTTCCAAGCCGCTCCCTCCTGCTCAGGCTG TAAGGGAATCAAAGAATGAGAATAGCCGTGGTCGTGGAGGTGGACGTGGCTTTGGACGAGGGCGTGGTGGTGGAGGATTCAATAGAGACTCAGCCAACAATGAAAACGGTGGCAAGAATGGATTCTCTGATCGTTACCAGGCTCCTGAGGATGGTGAAAAGGCAACTGAAAGGCGTGGTTATGGTGGTCCCCGTGGTTCCTTCCGAGGTCCTCGTCGTGGTGGCTTCAGCAATGGGGAAACGGAAGAAGGTGAACAGCCCCGAAGAGTGTATGAACGTCGCAGTGGAACTGGACGTGG CAATGAGTTTAAGCGTGATGGGGCTGGTCGTAGGAACTGGGGAGCTCCTGGTGATGAAATCGCCCC GGACGTGGAAGAGCCTGTCGCTGAGAACGAGAAGAATGTTGCACCAGAGCAACAATTGGGAGAGGATGGCGCCGTTGATGATAACAACAAAGAGGAGGCCGCGAAGGAAGCAGAGGAGAAGGAGCCTGAGGATAAG GAGATGACCCTGAAAGAGTATGAGAAGCTCCGTGAAGAGAGTAGGAAACTGCTGGCAAAAACCGAGTTGAGAAAGGCCGAGGTCGATGAGGAACTAGAGAACATGCAGCAGCTTTCCTGCAAAAAGAGCAACGACGAAATCTTCGCCAAACTG GGTTCTGATAAGGATAAGCGCAAGGACATTGCGGACAAGGAGGAAAAAGCTAAGAAA TCTGTGACTATAACCGAGTTCCTGAAGCCCGCTGAAGGCGAGAGGTACTACAACCCGGGTGGTCGAGGTCGAGGACGTGGGCGAGGAGGATCTAGAGGTGGATTCAACAACGGAAGCAACAGAATGActgtggcggcggcggcggcggcccCGTCAATTGAAGATCAGGGGCAGTTCCCTTCATTGATGAGTGCTAAGTGA
- the LOC111811516 gene encoding phospholipase A1-Ibeta2, chloroplastic-like, protein MQIINSTIPAQNLSRFQVRRSSFKYQMSPLNPSAAKISYFRPATAAVDGTRRHLANLDKLLKKTDTPAKVEPEPVFKDPNKGSVMPIKGKGLLEGLNLARIWPEMRAAEDMSPRNLNRLQRLLSKTVEYSPRNALGRRWREYHGCNDWSGLLDPLDENLRREVVRYGEFVQSAYHSFHSNPSMSLNEAPLPRHVALPDKSYKVTKSLYATSSVGLPGWVDEVAPDLGWMTQRSSWMGYVAVCDDRREIARMGRRDIVIALRGTATCLEWAENVRAQLTNIPTDTDSGDPKVECGFLSLYKTAGAHVKSLSESVVEEIRRLMEIYKGETLSISVTGHSLGAALALLVADEISVCSPTVPPVAVFSFGGPRVGNTTFANRITSRNVKVLRIVNSQDLITQVPPVTYSHVGTELRVETKMSPYLKPNADVACCHDLEAYLHLVDGFLSSKCPFRANAKRSLVRLVHDQRGNMKKLYMRKVKDLSLNPELQMLGCLPSPS, encoded by the coding sequence atgcaaataataaattctacGATCCCGGCCCAAAATCTCTCCCGGTTTCAGGTCCGCCGGTCGAGTTTCAAGTACCAAATGTCGCCGTTGAACCCGTCGGCGGCGAAGATTTCTTATTTCAGACCGGCGACGGCGGCGGTTGATGGGACTCGCCGACACCTAGCGAACCTGGACAAGTTGCTGAAAAAAACCGATACGCCTGCCAAGGTCGAACCGGAACCGGTTTTCAAAGACCCGAACAAGGGATCGGTGATGCCCATCAAAGGAAAGGGGCTTTTAGAAGGGCTGAACCTGGCAAGAATCTGGCCGGAGATGAGAGCCGCAGAGGACATGTCGCCGAGAAACCTGAACCGGCTGCAGCGGCTGCTCTCGAAAACGGTTGAGTATTCACCAAGAAACGCTCTCGGCCGGCGATGGCGCGAGTACCACGGTTGTAACGACTGGTCCGGTTTACTCGACCCGCTCGACGAAAATCTCCGCCGTGAAGTCGTCCGGTACGGTGAGTTTGTACAATCAGCATACCATTCATTCCACTCAAACCCTTCCATGTCACTCAATGAGGCCCCACTCCCTCGACACGTGGCGCTTCCAGATAAATCCTACAAAGTCACTAAGAGTCTCTACGCCACGTCATCCGTCGGCTTACCTGGCTGGGTCGATGAGGTCGCTCCTGATCTTGGTTGGATGACTCAACGGTCAAGCTGGATGGGATACGTGGCAGTTTGCGATGACCGCCGTGAAATTGCTCGTATGGGGCGGCGGGATATCGTCATCGCCCTCCGTGGCACCGCCACGTGTCTCGAATGGGCCGAAAATGTTAGAGCTCAACTCACCAACATCCCAACTGACACCGATTCCGGTGACCCGAAAGTCGAGTGTGGGTTTCTCAGCTTGTATAAAACCGCCGGAGCACATGTGAAGAGCTTATCGGAGtcggtggtggaggagatccGACGACTGATGGAAATTTACAAAGGAGAAACGCTAAGCATCTCTGTTACCGGACACAGCCTAGGCGCTGCATTAGCACTCCTAGTGGCAGACGAGATTAGCGTTTGTTCACCAACGGTTCCACCGGTGGCGGTGTTCTCATTCGGCGGACCACGAGTTGGGAACACAACATTTGCAAATCGAATAACATCACGAAACGTAAAGGTATTGAGAATTGTGAACTCTCAAGATCTAATAACGCAAGTCCCGCCGGTAACATACTCTCACGTCGGAACAGAGCTTCGAGTGGAGACGAAGATGTCACCGTACTTGAAGCCAAACGCCGACGTAGCATGCTGCCATGATTTGGAAGCGTATTTACATCTAGTGGACGGGTTCTTGTCGTCAAAATGTCCATTTCGAGCGAACGCGAAACGAAGCTTGGTTCGATTGGTGCATGATCAAAGGGGAAACATGAAGAAATTGTATATGAGGAAGGTGAAGGATTTGAGCCTCAATCCGGAGTTACAGATGCTCGGGTGTTTACCGAGTCCCTCGTGA